The DNA region ACACAGGAGAGGAATATTAAAGGACTATCTGTGATTAGATTTGGTTTCCAATATGTGTTCCCAGTGCATGCTGATGATCTACTTCTAACACCTGCCATGCTCTATTTTAGAGGTTTCTCAAGCCCACCCTATCTGTCCACAGTCGGGTTGGAGAAATGATCCCTCAGGAAATGTTCTCAGTCAAAGAGGGAGAAAACATGGAAAATGAGTAGCCCAGCtaatttgctttgtgtgtgtgtgtgtgtgcctgcacacgtgtgtgcatgcatacacattttgttttattgtaaCAAAGCAACTTGTACACTTTTAATGTTTAAAACTGAGCATCATCTTTCTTTTccagtgaaacaaaaagaaaactttataaaCAAACAGGATCAAAATTACAGTAGAGAATGTCAACTGCAAATAAGATCCTACAGGCTCTGCTGATTCTCCCATTGAGTGGCAGGGCTCAAGTCATCATTaggaaagaattttattttaaaagtatcatcTTAAACTGCAGGGATGTCCATTAAACACCACAATCAAACATGCCAAATGAGAAGCCATGTTGTCAAAATGCCCACTTAACCCACTCAAACGTCTCAAACCGACCATTTGCTGACCTTCTATAACCCCAGtttcgttgttttttttttttttttttttctctttttaaacaagAGAAAGTAGACAGATACATGTTGGTAAATGCTAACTGTCCAGATTCACATAGAGACACAGTATCTTAAGACACAGATAACACCGTGTCTTATCTCTGAGCACAATATAtagagaaaggaggggaaaagcTAGAATTTCACACATTACTGCATAGGGCCTAACACCCTCCCGTTTCCAGCAGGGCTAAAGGAGCAGgaggtttctctcttttttccccccacagagCATGGTGGTGTTGATCCCATAAATTTTTGTTGAGACAGGAAGggataaaaatgaatttggaaaaggaaggggtagagattcttttcccactgaattCTGCTGAAGatatttccccccaaaataagtTGTGAACCATGgtataaaggagaaaagagacatCAAAAACATGGCAACTGAGCACaagagaaggggaggggggagacTGCAACTTGCTCCCAGGGActggagagaattttaaaaggttGGAATCCATCAATGTTCCATCAGTCATCTTCTTCACCCTTCCTCATCCTCATCCCCTTCTTCATCAATATCTTCCaatccttcttcctcttcattggcatcatcatcttcttctccttccccttcctcattATCCATGTCAGGAACCAAGCAGTACTGTAACAGATTTGGCCAAATATCATCTTTGATGATCTTTCCTAACTCATCTGCAGCTGCATCAGAATGATCAGTAAACCAGGTGAAGAAGCTTTCTGGTTCCTCATGCTGTCTCTTCCTGCTGGCTTGATTCTGTGTTTGACTTGATCGTTTCATCAAATCCTTTCCAAGTTTCCATTTGATTTCAGTGGACTTTGAAGATAGATCACCACTCTTATTCAGATGAAATTCTTTGGAGAgaagtttatttttgaagtaagggttttcatcaaaataaaaatcaattctgTAACCTGATTTAATGTCTTCAAATTCTGTCTCTTCAACTCTTGTCAAATAATGCAGCACCTCTTCATCCTCTTCCCCAAGCAGTGCAGACACTTGTGGATGTTTAACATATGTTGTTACCCCCAAATTTGGGATTTTGACAGTCAATTTCGACCTCTTCTGAAAAAATGGTTGGCAGAGTTTGTTATATTTCTGTTCTACTTTAAAAATCTCTTCACTGGCTTGTTCATTAAGTCTGtctatttcattttgtactttaTCAATATGTTCGATtgcttcttgctgttctttttcttcctttggcaAGTTTGAAGAAGCAGATGCCTCACCTGGCCTGGAGGCAAGAGTCAGCTACATTGTTTGCAGTTTCTTAGCTTGGAGTGGAAGTGAAAACTGGTGTTTGGGGGCCATGCTGGGAAAAAAGCCAAGAGCCCTCCCAGGGGAAGAGAAAGTTACTGCAAGCTCAGAGAACTCTAATTTGCTTTTTATATGGGACTGTTCTCAGATGTACTCTATGTTATATCCCAAAAGTTCCCAGTGGAATTGAGTTCCCACTGCCTATAGTGGTAACATGTTCACTAAGATACTGTTtcacctttctttccttctgtttcaccCACTTTTCTACCATTTCTTTTGAGATTATCTCCAAGATAAACCTCTTGAAATCAAGTCCTTGTCTAGAGTCTACATTATGGAAGACTAAACTAAGCCTTCTTAGGGAAAAGAATAAGTAGATTattccaaagaaagtgaaaagcatGCCTAGAAGCCTAGAGGTAAGAGAATGCACAGCATGGTTGAGAAACTTGCAGTACATCTTGATTGTTGTGTACTAAGGAAGAGTAGCTAGAGTTGAAGCCAGAATGGTAAAGTAGGACAGTACCTGAAAATTCTAAATTGTGTGAAGTTTGGGCTTCATATTAAAAGAATCAGGAGATGTCTAGGAGGAGGAGTTGCACGGAAATTGGGAGGAGGATGGGACTATGAGAGAATTAGTAATTGGAGTTGACAGTGCTTGACAGGGTGTCATGGAGAGCAGAATCCAACATAACATATGGGATTTTAACTCAGATATAGGATAGATTACCATATTATACAAATCTTGGGGGAGCACCTTTAAGTTGAATTTTATATTAACTGTCCTCCTTGCTTACTGCAAAATGAATAATGGCCTCTGGAGTTCTTCAGTGGCCATGCTATGTAAGGTTGAACTAAAGAATATGCGATCAGCTTAGGGAGGCCAGagatgagttaatttttatatgtgctGAATGTAAGATTCCTGTGGAGATTTTAGTAGCTGAATTGATCTGGTACTCAGGAGACAGGCTTCAGCTGAAGACCAAGATTCATAAATAATCAGCAAATGTATTGAGGGCATACGGATAGTAAGATCAGGGAGACTTAGAGGAGAATTCTGAGGAACCTgacatttaagattttttaaaacactgaaattttcaaaaaaaatgcaaactataGTAAGAAGGAATATCCAACATGTAGAAGAAAACCCAGCGTGTGACTgcactgaaataaaaagaaaggaatgctATAGGAGGTACAAATGATCAGCAATGTCAAATACTGCCTAAAGTCAGGAAAGATACAGACAGAAATACCTGTTCAATTGAGTAAATGGCTCAGCAAGAACATTTTGCCAAACATTTGACATGGCTGCCAGATCGCTGAGACTTGAGTGCTGAGACAGAGATAAAAAAGTAAACGTAGCTTGTATTCAGTCTTCTCAGGAAGTTTGGCTTAACTAATAATATTTAGAATTATAATATCCAAGACTTATTAAGTAGCTTATCTTCCAGGCatttacaaatgtatatatatattcagtctaTCTTATGTGGtattacagaggaggaaatcacAGTCAGTTAAATGAGTTGCTAAAAACATTACATTAATTGTAACTAACTAATAAGTGGCAGATCTGGGATACACACAGAGATAATCTGTCTCTAGAGTCTCTCTATGagcaagaggaaagaaataatatagtatcactgactcaagggacatgaattgagcaaactctgggagatagcagaggacagagaagcttggcatgctacagtccatggggtgtcaaataGCTAGACACAACTCAAGACTGAACCAAAACAGCAAAGAGGGACCTGGGATTAAAAGGGACTTCTGAGAAGAGAGGCTTGAATATATTTAGATTCTAACAAAAAAAGCCACTAGAGGGAGAATCTTTGAAGAGACAGAGATAGTGAGAATACATTTCACAAACTTGGGCAGAAGGGACACATTTCTTTGTTGCAGGAGAGATGGGCAGGATGAGTGCTATTATTGGTCTGTTTGGTGGTAGGAATTGAAAAATATCAGTTGATGACTGTCATTCAAAGAAGGATGTTGATTAAGAATGAGATAGTGAATGAAAGAGTCAGTTATAAGAAGAAAGTGAATATATTTGACATAGTTTCTGTGGTAAATGGGAAAGGAACAAAACATAAGAAATGCTGGTGTGATGTGGTAAATTGAAGTCTCATGGGAAGCTGTGAATCATAAATTTCAGTGTCACTAATCTGAGTAAGGTGCTATTTCTGTCCAATGCTTAGCAGCCTACAACAGAGAAGATGAATAGATGGAAGCTAAgtgtcatgttttgttttgttttgttttggtacaGTAGGGTGCAAGGAGTCAAGTAAATGTGATTGCTGAGGGTTTTGGCAAGAATGTTGTTGAAATGGAATCTGATGCACAGTAAAAGAAATTAACTCAGAAGGAAATGATAGGGAGACAGTTGatataaatatgtacacattAGAGGTCCTACAGAAGTCAAATGACTGAAGATCTGGGAGCAACTGAGTAAAAGAATACAGTCTATTTTGAAGACATAGTTGTCTGAATTTATCATTGAAGGcgtaaaatatatttcaagtgatGACAAAATCCAGAGGGTAACTATAAAAAAGAGTCATAGAcctgaagaagaataaaaagcttttaaagagAAACATATTAAAGAACTGAGGATGTTTTATGTCACTAGATGGATGTTGATATCTTTAAAGATATTGATAACACAGGAGATAAACCAGAAGTCTATAAACTAGGAGTTAAATCTTTCAATAAGTGAACATTTAAGACTaggaaaacatttattgactATTATAAGGAGGTGCTATGTGTAATAAAATGGCTCAAACATAAAAGGAACAGgggattttatattttacaaagatcCTGAGATAAATAAGGTGAAAGAGTAGCTTTAGGACTTCTCTAATCCATGACCAAGTTCCTAGTTTCAGATAAGTTCTcccactataaaaaaaaaaagaaagaaaaagaaatctgggaaAACTATATGAAGCAACTGGTTTCAGACACTGAGCAATAGACAGTATACATCTGTGATTCCAGACACAAGAAAAACACATGGGATTAGGCCTACAATTGCATTGATTTTTCTGCTTGGAGGAGCTTCTGAACCTCAGTGCAGGGAAGTGGAGCCTATATTAAGCAGAATATTTTGCTAAGCTAAGAAGATAGAGATGAGAATTTGGAGTTACTAAGAAGATATCTAGCTTTCAGGCAGAAAGGAGGAAGCTGCACAGAGAAGGGGATCCAGAAATCTCCATAGGAATTGTCTTGATTATTCCATGAAATGTTAAGCAATTAATGTTCAGGATGATTCTCTATCTATAGATTTTGCAAATAATAGATAAGGGGGAGCTATGAGATGAACTAAGATTCTAAGTTGAACTGAGAGTCCAACTAAGACATTGGAGTTCTAAGAAACccgaaaaataaaaccaaaaaatggaGTTGATGTGCTAATAAAGTAATTCTCTAACAAATCAAAACAAGGCAACAAAGTCTATATTATCAACAATATAGCATATGCAATGTGCatcaaatgataaaatattaccAGACATGTGAAGAAGCAAGGAGATATGATTCAAAATCAGAACAAAAAATTGATGGGAACATACAGCAAGGTGACAGAGATCTTGCAATTATGACAAAGACTTCAGATAGATCATAGATATGTTcttaaattttatagaaatatatgaACATAGTACAGAGATGAGAGGATATCAGTAAAGAACTGGAAATCCTTaacctgaaaactataaaatctaaaatgaaaagtttagtGGGTGAGTTTAACAAGTGGAAAACCCAGGAAGTAAAGATTGTTAAGCTTCAAAAACTTGAAGACAGAATAATGTTAATAGAAACTATCCAAACTGAAGCATAGAAagagaaaaggttgaaaaatcGTTAGTGAATTATGAGACAATATCAggtaatataatatatacacagtaTAATTGGGATTACAGATTACAGAATAAAAGAGAGAGGTTGGAACAGAAAGCTATTTTAGGAAATAATggcaaaaaatttttataattattacaaaAAATGTCAACTCTCAAAACTGCGAGTCTGAtcatgccatcttggctaattttctctttccccacaagaaccaaaaaaaaaagagaaaatttgaaagCAACAGAGCAAAAAAGATTATTAACATTCCTGGGGGAGTGGTTTCTCATCAAAATATAAGCCATGAGACAATGGGCCATGGCTTTTTCTTCaatgttgaaaggaaaaaaaaaaaatctcagactaGAATTTTAAGCACAGGattgttattgtttaaaaatagaagtcaaataaaggcattttcagaTGAAAGTTATGAGAATTCATTACCAGCATActtgtactgtgtgtgtgtatgtgtgtgttagttgctcagtcgtgtccaaatctttgtaaccccgtgaactgtagcccgccaggctcttctgtccatggaattctccaggcaagaatactggagtgggttaccattcccttccctggggatcttcccaacccagggatcaaacctaggtctccagaattgcaggcagactctttaccatttgagccagcgGGAAAGCCCAGCTGTATTGTAAGAAATGGTAAAGGGTGCCCTTGGTGTTGGTGAAACATGATTTgcacaaaggaaagaagaaaggcagaCTGGTAAATACATAATAGATtataaaaggcttttttttttttttttttttactttttaaattacttaaataaGGGATA from Cervus canadensis isolate Bull #8, Minnesota chromosome 1, ASM1932006v1, whole genome shotgun sequence includes:
- the LOC122437183 gene encoding protein SET-like, with product MQLRLRLGSTGGEPLAQTRCVTGDRPWFLCSWSSSQLGLPRRLRGEASASSNLPKEEKEQQEAIEHIDKVQNEIDRLNEQASEEIFKVEQKYNKLCQPFFQKRSKLTVKIPNLGVTTYVKHPQVSALLGEEDEEVLHYLTRVEETEFEDIKSGYRIDFYFDENPYFKNKLLSKEFHLNKSGDLSSKSTEIKWKLGKDLMKRSSQTQNQASRKRQHEEPESFFTWFTDHSDAAADELGKIIKDDIWPNLLQYCLVPDMDNEEGEGEEDDDANEEEEGLEDIDEEGDEDEEG